One stretch of Dokdonia sp. Hel_I_53 DNA includes these proteins:
- the rlmF gene encoding 23S rRNA (adenine(1618)-N(6))-methyltransferase RlmF, translating into MHPNNRNKDPYQFKYLRKANPKLSPYILDTDRGIQTVDFTNSDAVLELNRAIMLSDYSLNAYELPSGYLCPAVPGRADYLLYLKDFINKEQAHGLDIGTGANFIYPLLAASLFKWKMKGVDTDKNAIKNASLLIENNTHLKGFLTAAHQSTPAHIFEGILLPGEKYDFTMCNPPFYSSEKEAFKATKDKSKGLKLKEVTRNFKGQSNELWCNGGEALFVKRMIKESVKFKSQVGWFTTLISKNENLPKLKKQLEKLNSVYQTVDMSQGNKKSRFLAWKFKE; encoded by the coding sequence ATGCATCCAAATAACAGAAACAAGGACCCTTATCAATTTAAATATTTACGTAAGGCTAACCCTAAACTTTCGCCATATATTCTCGATACAGACAGAGGTATACAAACCGTCGATTTTACAAACTCTGATGCTGTACTCGAACTTAACCGGGCAATAATGTTAAGTGATTACTCGCTTAATGCATATGAACTTCCTAGTGGCTATTTATGCCCAGCAGTTCCTGGACGTGCAGATTATCTATTATATCTTAAGGATTTTATTAATAAGGAACAAGCCCATGGTTTAGATATAGGCACTGGTGCAAATTTTATATATCCATTACTAGCAGCATCGTTATTTAAATGGAAAATGAAAGGAGTAGATACAGATAAAAATGCTATTAAAAATGCATCTCTCCTCATAGAAAATAATACTCATCTCAAAGGTTTTCTAACTGCTGCACACCAATCTACACCTGCTCATATTTTTGAAGGAATACTATTACCTGGTGAGAAATATGATTTTACAATGTGCAACCCGCCGTTTTACAGTTCTGAAAAGGAAGCATTTAAAGCGACAAAAGATAAATCGAAAGGGTTGAAACTTAAAGAAGTAACGAGGAATTTCAAAGGACAGTCTAATGAGCTCTGGTGCAATGGTGGAGAAGCGCTTTTTGTAAAGAGAATGATTAAAGAAAGTGTGAAGTTTAAATCTCAAGTAGGTTGGTTTACTACACTCATTTCTAAAAATGAAAATTTACCTAAACTTAAAAAACAACTTGAAAAACTCAACTCTGTTTATCAGACTGTTGATATGTCACAAGGCAATAAAAAATCAAGGTTTCTAGCCTGGAAGTTTAAAGAGTAA